In Palaemon carinicauda isolate YSFRI2023 chromosome 14, ASM3689809v2, whole genome shotgun sequence, the following proteins share a genomic window:
- the LOC137652689 gene encoding calcium homeostasis endoplasmic reticulum protein-like → MVLSKFAKGEWERFARRRKKKAKRDRSPSESSRGRENPRSSSPAAHSSSEAPARARPANGSVDRNIDIDIDRSRATTLDLSGNRSRSPLEDGRPSGQGSPQPSTSKAADALYAPPEPAIAQSPGPLGSQGLERKTAPLFSKRKALPAPVAAVPVVADKAPRRSPVGVRAADPVTR, encoded by the exons ATGGTTCTTTCAAAATTcgcgaagggtgag tgggagaggtttgcccgacgacgtaagaagaaggctaaacgggatcgttctccttccgaaaGTTCTCGGGGGCgagaaaatcctaggtcttcttctcccgccgcccattcctcctccgaagctcctgctcgggCGAGGCCGGCGaacggtagcgtagaccgtaatattgatattgatattgaccgATCCCGTG ctaccaccctagacctctccgggaaTCGTTCGCGctcccctttggaggatggtcgtccGTCGGGGCAAGGGTCTCCTCAACCATCTACTTCGAAagctgctgatgcgctttacgcgcccccTGAGCCTGCCATTGCGCAGTCTCCTGGCCCTttggggtctcagggacttgagcgcaaaactgcgcctctcttctctaagcgtaaggctctgcctgcgcccgttgctgctgttcctgttgttgctgacaaagcgcctcggcgctcacctgTAGGCGTTCGCGCTGCTGATCCTGTTACGCGCTAG